The following proteins come from a genomic window of Hoplias malabaricus isolate fHopMal1 chromosome 15, fHopMal1.hap1, whole genome shotgun sequence:
- the poglut3 gene encoding protein O-glucosyltransferase 3, with protein MALSLKVSIIAFILCIKVNSDLLQSEKAEVSPGKSLVWGLGLDSRGVLPVRYFYIQSVDENGLNMSTSPGKDSFRVRITSLSPKEHVRIHVPPPLDRGDGSFLVRFRMYGSSDYGLKVEIFHKDKPVAKSPYTLKGPLYHEYCDCPEADASSWRSVMQCPASEPQIDEDFTSFPSVDLLRLLEEVPKRFSSRGGLIHYTILNNQLHRRCLGRYTDFKMFSDEMLLSLARKVKLPDVEFYINVGDWPLESRKVDDVPGPVPIISWCGSTETRDIILPTYDITHSTLETMRGVSNDLLSVQGHTGPAWVNKTGRAFFRGRDSREERLKLVSMSKKHPELLDAGITAFFFFREREKDLGKAPLVGFFDFFKYKYQVNVDGTVAAYRFPYLMLGNSVVLKQDSPYYEHFYTHLRPGEHYLPVKRTLSDLIQKIKWAKENDAEAESIAKAGQAVAREVLQPHRLYCYYNTVLQAYAARQVGNPSVHPDMELVPQPSDHSAVCNCKKTRAGEDFRQKKDEL; from the exons ATGGCTCTGAGTTTAAAAGTCAGTATCATCGCTTTTATCCTCTGTATTAAAGTAAACTCAGATCTATTACAATCGGAAAAAGCCGAGGTTAGTCCCGGGAAGAGTTTAGTTTGGGGTTTAGGGCTAGATTCCCGAGGTGTGCTCCCTGTAAGGTATTTCTACATCCAGTCAGTTGATGAGAATGGGCTCAACATGTCTACGTCTCCAG GTAAAGACTCGTTCAGGGTGAGAATAACCTCGCTGTCTCCGAAGGAACACGTCCGTATCCACGTCCCTCCTCCTCTGGACAGAGGAGACGGATCGTTCCTCGTCAGGTTTCGGATGTACGGAAGCTCAGACTACggacttaaggtggaaatcttCCATAAGGACAAACCAGTGGCCAAGTCTCCATACACCCTTAAAG GTCCACTTTATCACGAGTACTGTGACTGTCCCGAGGCGGATGCTTCCTCCTGGCGGAGTGTGATGCAGTGTCCTGCTTCAGAGCCTCAGATCGATGAGGATTTCACCTCGTTTCCATCTGTGGATCTGCTCCGGCTCCTTGAGGAGGTCCCTAAGCGTTTCTCCAGTAGAGGAGGCCTTATCCACTACACCATCCTCAACAACCAGCTTCACCGCCGCTGCCTCGGGCGATACACTGACTTCAAAATGTTCTCCGACGAAATGCTGCTCTCTCTTGCACGAAAA GTGAAGCTGCCGGACGTCGAGTTTTATATTAATGTGGGTGACTGGCCACTGGAGAGTCGTAAAGTGGACGACGTTCCAGGACCTGTCCCGATAATTTCATGGTGTGGCTCCACAGAGACTCGGGACATCATCCTTCCCACCTACgacatcacacactccactctggaGACGATGAGAGGAGTTTCTAACGACCTGCTCTCTGTTCAGGGACACACAG GCCCTGCGTGGGTGAATAAAACGGGGCGAGCGTTTTTCCGCGGCAGAGACAGTCGCGAGGAGCGTCTTAAACTCGTCTCCATGTCCAAAAAACACCCGGAGCTGCTGGACGCTGGGATCAcagctttcttcttcttcagagagagggaaaaggacCTGGGGAAAGCTCCGCTCGTGGGATTCTTTGACTTCTTTAAG TATAAATACCAGGTGAACGTGGACGGGACAGTGGCTGCTTACAGGTTTCCGTACCTGATGCTGGGGAACAGTGTGGTGTTAAAGCAGGACTCTCCGTATTATGAACACTTCTACACTCACCTAAGACCAGGAGAACACTACCTCCCTGTGAAGAGGACACTGTCCGATCTCATCCAGAAAATAAAGTGGGCAAAG GAGAACGATGCTGAGGCGGAGTCCATAGCTAAAGCTGGACAAGCAGTGGCCAGAGAAGTTCTCCAACCCCACAGACTCTACTGCTACTACAACACTGTCCTCCAG gCCTATGCCGCTCGGCAGGTGGGGAACCCCTCGGTCCATCCCGACATGGAGCTTGTTCCTCAGCCCTCTGACCACAGCGCTGTGTGCAACTGTAAGAAAACAAGAGCAGGAGAAGATTTCAGGCAGAAGAAGGATGAGCTATGA
- the LOC136667916 gene encoding zinc finger protein 665-like isoform X1, whose translation MIKPEEFKREEGISSSREALSTDNVAISGRETQKVTNKASPSFDSSDRLKGHLQKNDLRKRTGEKPYPCSVCGKSFTQPGDLQTHQCVHISEKAYSCLECGKNFNHQSSVRKHLRIHTGEKPYQCLECGISFRRRDTLKVHQLIHAREKPHQCSECGKGFTKYIYLQEHQHIHTGKKLYSCSECEKSFSQKSHLQRHQRTHSGEKPHQCSQCGKRFITQSDLKTHRRVHTGEKPYYCSECGQGFTQHSNLQTHQRIHTGEKPYSCSECDKCFSQKSQLQRHQSIHTGEKTYQCSECGKSFIQLRNLQTHQRIHTGEKMYSCSECGQSFTQRRNFQTHQRIHTGEKPFYCSECGKCFNHQSSVREHLHVHTGEKPYICSECGNCFSKSYTLKIHQRIHTGEKPHRCSECGKGFSKPSNLQEHQRIHTGEKPYSCSECNKSFTQKSHLQTHQRIHTGEKPHQCSQCGKCFVRRSELQNHQRIHTGEKPYSCSVCGKSFPRRRNLQKHQCTHPEQKQ comes from the coding sequence ATGATAAAACCAGAAGAGTTTAAACGTGAGGAAGGAATCTCCAGTTCTCGGGAAGCACTCTCCACTGATAACGTGGCTATATCTGGAAGAGAAACACAGAAAGTCACGAACAAAGCCTCGCCGTCTTTTGACTCTTCAGATCGTTTGAAAGGACATCTTCAAAAGAATGATCTCCGAAAAcgcactggagagaaaccgtatccaTGCTCagtgtgtgggaagagttttactcaaccaGGTGATCTCCAAACTCATCAGTGCGTTCACATATCAGAGAAAGCATATTCTTGtttggagtgtgggaagaaTTTTAATCATCAAAGTTCTGTCAGAAAACACCtgcgcattcacactggagagaaaccgtatcagtgcttaGAATGTGGAATCAGTTTTAGAAGGAGGGACACTCTCAAAGTACACCAGCTCATTCACGCCAGAGAGAAACCgcatcagtgctcagagtgtgggaagggttttaccaaatatatttatcttcaagagcaccagcacattcacactgGAAAGAAACTGTATTCCTGTTCGGAGTGTGAGAAGAGTTTTAGTCAAAAGAGTCATCTTCAACGACACCAGCGCACTCACAGTGGTGAGAAACCACATCAGTGCTCACAGTGTGGGAAGAGGTTTATCACACAAAGTGATTTGAAAACTCATCGGcgcgttcacacaggagagaaaccgtattatTGTTCGGAGTGTGGGCAAGGTTTTACACAGCACAGTAATCTCCAAAcgcaccagcgcattcacacgggtgagaaaccatattcctgttcagagtgtgacaAATGCTTTAGTCAAAAGAGTCAGCTTCAAAGACACCAgagcattcacactggagagaaaacgtatcagtgctcagagtgtgggaagagctttATTCAGCTGCGTAATcttcaaacacaccagcgcattcacacaggagagaaaatgTATTCCTGTTCGGAGTGTGGGCAAAGTTTTACTCAGCGGCGTAATTTCCAAACGCACCAACggattcacaccggagagaaaccgttttactgttcagagtgtgggaaatgTTTTAATCATCAGAGTTCTGTCAGAGAACACTTGCACGTTCACACGGGAGAGAAACCGTATatctgttcagagtgtgggaattGCTTTAGTAAGAGTTATACTCTcaaaatacaccagcgcattcacacaggagagaaaccgcatcggtgctcagagtgtgggaagggtTTTAGTAAACCGAGTAATCTCCaagaacaccagcgcattcacactggagagaaaccgtacTCCTGTTCAGAGTGTAACAAGAGTTTCACTCAAAAGAgtcatctccaaacacaccagcgcattcacacgggAGAGAAACCGCATCAGTGCTCGCAGTGTGGGAAGTGTTTTGTTAGACGAAGTGAACTCCAGaatcaccagcgcattcacactggagagaaaccgtattcctgctcagtgtgtgggaagagttttccTAGACGGAGGAATCTCCAGAAACACCAGTGCACTCACCCAGAACAGAAACAGTAA